The Acidobacteriota bacterium genomic interval GGCAGCGCAGCAGCGCGGCATTGACTGAATGTCCCGCTCACCGTACCGTCGCTCATCATGCGCACGCCGCCGCTCCTGCTTTCCTTCGCCGCCCTGATGCTGGCGGGCTCGTTGCCAGTCGGGCTCGCCGGTCAGACACCCTCCACGACGCCGCGTGCGTTCATCGACGGCACGGGGCCGGGATGGCGCACGCTCGGGCCCGACGACTTCGCGCCGGTGAACGGGTATGCCGACACGTGGAGGTGGGAGGGCGACCTGCTGAAGTCGACGGGCGTGCCGATCGGCGTGATGCGCACGCGCGATCAGTTCCTCAACTTCGAGCTGGTGATCGAGTGGCGGCACATGAAGTCGGCCGGCAATTCCGGCGTGTTCGCGTGGGTGCCGATGAAGGCGCTCGACGGGCTGCCGCCCGATCGGCTGCCGCGCTACGGGATCGAGATCCAGATGCTGGACCACGGCTATCGCGAATGGTTCCGCAAGCAGAGCGGCGGCAAACCCGACGGCTGGTTCACGACCAACGGTGACATCTTCCCCGTCGGCAACTCGAAGCTGGACAACTTCGAGCCGCGATCGCCTGACGGATCGCGCAGCTTCCCGCGCAAGGAACTGAGCCGTGGCGTGGGCGAGTGGAACCACTACTACGTCCGCGGCATCAACGGCGAGATCCGGCTCTGGGTGAACGGCGAAGAGGTGTCCGGCGGGCGCAACGCCGACCCGCGTACCGGGTTCCTGTGCCTCGAGGCCGAAGGATCGCCCGTCGAGTTCCGCAACATCCGCGTGAGGGAGCTGCCGTGAGTCGTAAGGATCTGCTGTCGCGTCGCGCGTTCGTGCAGCACGGCGCGATGGCCGCCGGTGCCTTGTCGGTGCCCGCGCTCATGGCGGGCTGCGGCCGCGCAGACGAGCCCGAGCCCGCTCCGGCGGAGACGCCAGCCGAAGCGCCCGCTGCGCCCGGCGGGTTCCGCCTCATGACGCTCGACCCGGGCCACTTCCACGCCGCGCTCGTGCAGAAGTCGATGTACCCCGACGTCGATCCGGTGGTGCACGTCTTCGCGCCCGAGGGCGAGGAGCTGAAACAGCACCTCGCGCGCATCACCGGCTACAACGCGCGCGCGGAGAATCCCACGCACTGGGACGAGCGTGTCCACACGAGCGCCGACTTCCTCGACCGCATGCTCGCCGATCGCCCGGGCAACATCGTGGTCATCGCCGGCAACAACGCGCGCAAGGCGGAGTACATCCTGCGGTCCGTCGAAGCGGGTTTCAACGTGCTCGCCGACAAGCCGATGGCGCGTACGCCCGCCGACCTGAAGACGCTGGAGCAGGCCTTCGCCGTGGCGAAGGACAAGGGCGTGCTGCTCTACGACATCATGACGGAGCGCTTCGAGGTCACGAGCCTCCTGCAGCGCGCGCTCTCGCGCGTGTCGAGCCTCTTCGGCGAACTGCAGCGCGGCACGCCGGAGGAACCGGCGATCACGAAGGAGAGCGTGCACCACTTCTCCAAGACGGTCTCCGGATCGCCGCTCATCAGGCCGGCGTGGTTCTTCGACGTCGAACAGCAGGGCGAAGGGATCATCGACGTCACGACACACCTGGTGGACCTGGTCCAGTGGGCGGTGTTCCCCGACGAAACGCTGTCGCCTTCGGACGTCACGGTGCTCCAGGCACGACGGTGGACGACACCGGTCACGCGCGCGGAGTTCGCGAAGGTGACCAACGCGAAGTCGTTCCCTGCGTACCTGTCGGGGGCCGTGAAGAACAACGTGCTGCACGTCTACTCGAACGGCGCGTTCACGTATCGCCTGCGCGACGTCCATGCGCGCGTGTCGGTGGTGTGGAACTTCGAGGCTCCCGCCGGCGCGGGCGACACGCACTTCTCGATGATGCGGGGCACGCGCGCCAACCTCGTGATCCGGCAGGGTGCCGAGCAGGGCTACGCGCCGAAGCTGTACGTCGAGCGCGTGGAGGCGGTCCCTGTGGCCGAGCACGAAACCGCGCTGCACGCCGCCGTGGCCGCCATCCAGACGACGTACCCGGGCGTGTCGGTGGCACGCGATGGGAATCGGTGGGTGATGGAGGTGCCGGCGAGCTACAACGTGGGCCACGAAGCGCACTTCGGACAGGTCACCGAGCACTACCTCTCGTCCCTCAGGGCCGGCGCACTCCCCGGTTGGGAAGTGCCGAACATGATCACGAAGTACGCCACCATCATGCAGGCGTATGAGCTGAGCCGCCAGTGACCCCGCGCAGGGGCGACGCATGCGTCGCCCCTGCATCTCCCTGGCGTCTCCGCGAGGCCATAAAGTCGGCCCCATGGGCGACTGTTGCTTCGACAAACCGGCCGCCTGCCCGTGAAATCATTGAAATAGCCGACAAACGACGAGGGCCGCGCCCATGGCACGGTCCTCGCTACACAAAGGGGCAGTTCGACGGTGCCCCAGCCGCCGTCTACCGGTTCGGTACCCTTCGGGCAGACGTCCGAGGGTGTGCCGCACACGAGTCAACGGCTCATGACGCGCACGCTCTTCTCATCGCTTCTCGTTCTCGGTCTCTCCGCGGCCACGGCCCACGCCGATCCGTACACCGTTCCCGGCGGCGGCCCCGACGACTACAACTGGTTCATGCCCGGCTTCGGCAGCGGCTCGAACGGTATCGTGACCTCGACGTTCGATCCCGACGCCGTCAGCATG includes:
- a CDS encoding DUF1080 domain-containing protein, translated to MRTPPLLLSFAALMLAGSLPVGLAGQTPSTTPRAFIDGTGPGWRTLGPDDFAPVNGYADTWRWEGDLLKSTGVPIGVMRTRDQFLNFELVIEWRHMKSAGNSGVFAWVPMKALDGLPPDRLPRYGIEIQMLDHGYREWFRKQSGGKPDGWFTTNGDIFPVGNSKLDNFEPRSPDGSRSFPRKELSRGVGEWNHYYVRGINGEIRLWVNGEEVSGGRNADPRTGFLCLEAEGSPVEFRNIRVRELP
- a CDS encoding Gfo/Idh/MocA family oxidoreductase, whose translation is MAGCGRADEPEPAPAETPAEAPAAPGGFRLMTLDPGHFHAALVQKSMYPDVDPVVHVFAPEGEELKQHLARITGYNARAENPTHWDERVHTSADFLDRMLADRPGNIVVIAGNNARKAEYILRSVEAGFNVLADKPMARTPADLKTLEQAFAVAKDKGVLLYDIMTERFEVTSLLQRALSRVSSLFGELQRGTPEEPAITKESVHHFSKTVSGSPLIRPAWFFDVEQQGEGIIDVTTHLVDLVQWAVFPDETLSPSDVTVLQARRWTTPVTRAEFAKVTNAKSFPAYLSGAVKNNVLHVYSNGAFTYRLRDVHARVSVVWNFEAPAGAGDTHFSMMRGTRANLVIRQGAEQGYAPKLYVERVEAVPVAEHETALHAAVAAIQTTYPGVSVARDGNRWVMEVPASYNVGHEAHFGQVTEHYLSSLRAGALPGWEVPNMITKYATIMQAYELSRQ